One genomic segment of Melitaea cinxia chromosome 19, ilMelCinx1.1, whole genome shotgun sequence includes these proteins:
- the LOC123662905 gene encoding CAPA peptides-like, whose translation MQPIIIFSVVLLASVVASHSTKTLRRDGVLHLYPFPRIGRASERTWQVPVNDYQDHEQVKRQLYAFPRVGRNGLSQSDVQISPQLENMLYERRNNFDKRESKLTSNQQGMWFGPRLGRAYKKEIDDYPRENESNR comes from the exons ATGCAGCCCATAATTATATTCTCGGTGGTGCTGCTAGCGTCAGTAGTGGCCAGTC ATTCTACTAAAACATTGCGTCGTGATGGAGTACTGCACCTGTATCCGTTTCCGAGGATAGGTCGCGCCTCGGAACGAACTTGGCAGGTTCCGGTCAACGATTACCAag ATCATGAACAGGTTAAAAGGCAGCTCTATGCATTCCCGCGAGTCGGAAGAAACGGTCTATCACAATCTGACGTTCAGATATCTCCGCAACTAGAAAATATGCTGTACGAAAGACGCAACAACTTCGACAAACGGGAGTCTAAGCTAACGTCGAACCAGCAAGGAATGTGGTTCGGTCCACGGCTGGGCAGGGCATACAAGAAAGAAATTGacg